CGCGCGGGCTGCTCATCGCTGACTCCTCGTCTCGCTGGTCATCCGTACGTGTCACGTGGCCCACGGCCACGGACGGTGCGCGGGCCCTTCTTCCAGCTCGGCGCCGTCGGACCGACAACGCGCAGCTTGGTCACGACGTCCCCGCCGACCCCGGCGCGCAGCTTGCCCAGGATGGACGGGGCGAGCAGGCGCAGCTGCGTCGCCCAGGCCGTGGACTCCGCCACCACCAGCAGCTCGCCCTCGTTCAGCGACTCCGGCCGGCAGTGCGCGGCGATCTCCGGACCGACCAGGGTGTCCCAGCGGCCGAACACCGCACCGACCTTCGTCCGGGCGGTCCAGTCCTGCTGGGTGACCAGCGAGTCGACCAGGGAGCCGAGCGGCTGGGGGTCGTCGGCGCCGGGTCCGGGGCCGGTCCAGCGGCGGCGCGGGCCGGCCACCCGGCGCCGGGTCGGCTGCGGGCGGGAGGCCGAGGCCGCGCGGGCGGCCTCGAGTGCCGCGCGGGCGATGTCGGAGGGTCGTGCCGGACGTTCCTCAGCCACGGTCCACCCCTGCCTCCTCCGCCGGCGCGCTCGCGTCGGCCGGTTCCCCGGGCAGGACCCGGGCCTGCCCGTCGGCGACCTGCACCCTGGTGCCCAGCAGCACCGCCGGGACGTCCTCGGCGACCGCCGCGGTGATCAGCGTCTGCTCGGCGCTGCGGGCGACCTCGGCCAGCGCGGCCCGCCGGCCGGAGTCCAGCTCGGCGAAGACGTCGTCCAGCACCAGGATCGGGTCGTCGCCCTCGGCCCGCAGCAGCGCGAAGCAGGCCAGCTTCACCGCGAGGGCGAACGACCACGACTCACCGTGGCTGGCGTAGCCCTTGGCCGGCGCCGGGCCCAGGTGCAGCACCAGGTCGTCCCGGTGCGGGCCGACCAGGGTCACCCCACGGTCGACCTCCTCCTTGCGCCGCTCGCCGACCCGCTCGCGCAGCGCGGCGGCGAGCTCCTCGGCACCGGGCAGCACCCGCGCCGGGTCGACCGGCGTCCCGTCCCCGGCCAGCGGCACCGAGCTGCTGTAGCCCAGCGCCGCGCGGTCGGCGCCCGGGCCGGCCACCCCGGCGTAGGACTCGGCCACGTAGGGGGCCAGGTCGGCGACGAGCTGCAGCCGGGCGGCCAGCAGCTGCCCGCCGAGCTCGGTCAGGTGACCGTCCCAGACGTCCAGGGTGGCCAGCGCGTCGCCCCGGGCGAGCTTCGCCGTCTTCAGCAGGGCGTTGCGCTGCTTGAGCACCCGGTCGTAGTCGCTGCGCACCCCGGCCAGCCGCGGTGTCCGGCTGACCAGCAGGTCGTCGAGGAAGCGCCGGCGTTCGGCCGGGTCACCACGCACCAGAGCGAGGTCCTCGGGTGCGAAGAGCACCGTCCGGACCAGGCCGAGCAGCTCCCTCGGCCGGGGCAACGGGGCGCGGTTGACCCGCACCCGGTTGGCCCGGCCGGGGTTGATCTCCACCTCGACCAGCAGCTCGCGCTCGTCCTTGCGCAGCGCCGCCCGCACCACCGCCTGGGTGGCGCCGTGCCGGACCAGAGGGGCGTCGGCCGAGACCCGGTGGCTGCCCAGCGTGGCCAGGTAGCCGACCGCCTCGACCAGGTTGGTCTTGCCCTGGCCGTTGCGGCCCACCAGCACGGTCGGGCCCGGGGTCAGCGCCAGGTCGGCTGACTCCCAGCTGCGGAACTGCCCGACCTGCAGGTGCCGGAGGTACACGGCTCAGCCCCGCTCCCGTCCTCCACCAAAATGGCCATTTTGGTGGAGGACGGACGTCGACCCGGTGATCACGCGGGGTTCTCGGCCTCCGCCGGCTCGGCCGCCTCGACGGCCTGGACGGCGTGCCCACCGAACTGGTTGCGCAGCGCGGCCACCGCCTTCATCGTCGGGGAGTCGCCCTGGCGGGAGGCGAAGCGGGCGAACAGCGAGGCCGAGATCGCCGGCATCGGGACGGCGTGCTCGATCGCCTGCTCCACGGTCCAGCGGCCCTCGCCGGAGTCCTCGGCGTAGCCGGAGATCTTCTCCAGTGCCGGGTCCTCCTGCAGCGCGCGGACCAGCAGGTCCAGCAGCCAGGAGCGGATGACGGTGCCCTGGGTCCAGGACGCCACGACGCCGGGCACGTCCTCGATGAGGTCGACGGCCTCCAGCAGCTCGTAGCCCTCGCCGTAGGCCTGCATCATCGCGTACTCGATGCCGTTGTGGACCATCTTGGCGAAGTGGCCGGCGCCGCACGGGCCGGCGTGCACGAAGCCGGCACCGTGGATCGGCTGACCGGCCTCGTCCTTGGGTGCCGGCGGCTTGAGCGCGTCAAAGATCGGCTGGGCCTTGGCGACGTCCTCCACCGAGCCACCGACCATGAGGGCGTAGCCGTTCTCCAGCCCCCACACGCCACCGGAGACCCCGGCGTCGAGGTAGCCCAGGCCCTTGGCGCCCAGCGCCGCGGCGTGCTCCTTGTCGTCGGTGAAGCGGGAGTTGCCGCCGTCGATGACCACGTCGCCGGGGCTGAGCAGGTCACCCAGCGCGCGCACCGTCGAGCGGGTCGGCTCACCGCTGGGCACCATCACCCAGACCACGCGGGGCGCCTCAAGGGCCTCGACCAGCGCCTCGAGGTTCTCGACGTCCCGCTTCTCCGAGAACTGGTCGTAACCGACCACCTCGTGGCCTGCGCGGCGGAGCCGCTCGGCCATGTTGCCGCCCATCTTGCCCAGCCCGACCATCCCCAGCTGCACGTCTGCTCCTCAGTCTCGGTGTCTCGCTCGTGGTCCGCGGTCCTCCCGCGGCAGGTCTCGGTGGGCAGCCGCGTCGTCGCGGCGCACCCGTCGCGCCCAAGCCGGGCCCGGGCGCGCGCCGACGTCCATCGTGCTCGCCCTCCCGGGTGCACGCGCGCCCGGGCCCGCTGTCAGCCGGGCAGCCGCACCGGCATGATCAGGTACCGGTAGGAGCCGGCCCGCTCGGCGGGCCTGCCGTTGTCCGCGTCGTCGGCGGAGGGCTCGTCGACCCCGGACAGCACGGCCGGCTTGAGCGCCGTCGTGAAGTCCATCCGGGCGCGGTCGGTGTGCACCGCGGCCAGGCCGTCGAGCAGGAACGTCGGGTTGAACCCGATCGTCAGCGGCTCACCGTCGAACTCGACGTCGCAGCGCTCCTCGGCCTGCCCCTCGTCGTCGGTGCCCCCGGCGCGCAGGGTCACCTGGCCGGGGGTGAACTCGCAGCGCAGCGGCGTGCCGCGCTCGGCGACCAGGGCCACGCGCTTGGCGGCGTCGGTGAACAGCCCGACCGGCAGGGTGGCGAAGGACGACGACTCGCTGGGCATGATCGCGCGGTACTTCACGAACTCCGCGTCCAGCAGCCGGGTCGTGGTCCGGCGGTCCTTGCCGGACATGCCGAGGATGCCCTCCCCGGAGCCGCCGGACGCCAGCGAGAGCACCACCTCGGGGCCGCTGGTCAGCGTCTTCGCCGCGTCGGCCAGCGTGCGGGCCGGCACCAGGACGGCGGCGGACAGGCCCGGGGTCTCCGGACGCCAGGCGAACTCCCGGACGGCGAGCCGGTAGCGGTCGGTGGCGGCGAGGGTGACCAGGTCGTCCTCGATCTCCAGTCGCACGCCGGTCAGCATCGGCAGGGTGTCGTCGCGGCCGGCGGCGACGGCGACCTGGCCGACGGCCTCGGCGAACGCGTCGCTGTCCACGACCCCCGCGGTGGAGGGCATCGACGGCAGGGACGGGTAGTCCTCGACCGGGAGCGTGGGCAGGCTGAACTTCGCGTTGCCACAGGTGATGGCCAGCCGGGCTCCCTCGGCGACCACGTCGACCGGGTGCGGTGGCAGGGCCCGGGTGATCTCGGCGAGCAGCCGGCCGGGGACCAGCGCGCGGCCGGCCTCGGTGGACTGCACGTCGACCTCGGCCCGGGCCGAGACCTCGTAGTCGAAGCCGGAGACCGCCAGCTGGCCGCCCTCGACCTCCAGCAGGATCCCGGCGAGCACCGGCACCGACGGCCGCGGCGGCAGGCTGCGCGCCGTCCACGCCACGGCCTCGGCGAGCACCTCACGTGCCACCCGGAACTTCATGCGTTACCCACCCCAAGCTCGTCTGCGCCGGCTGCTCCTGCGCGGTGTGCGGCGCCCATCCTCTCCTGCCCGCCCCCCTGCGTGACCAGTCCCCTGGTGACAGCTGCGCTGGGAGGTCACCGGACTCCCTCCGCAGGTGCTCGCCGGCCGGTGGGCGCAGCCCCCGGAACGGCCCGTCCCCACCGAGAGTGCTGTTCGAGAAGACCTGGGAGAGATAGCTCATCCTCGTCATCACGGGTGTGGATCCTGGGGATGGGACCCCTTCCTGCAGGTCACCCCGGGAATGGGCCTGTTGGCCCGCTGTGGGCCGGTGAGCGTCGGTCTGTGTCGACACGTGGACAACTCGACCGCCGTGCACCGTCGTCGTCCGCTCTCCACCCCGTGTCCCCCCACCACCCGCAGGTCCGTCCCCACCCGATGTGGGTGCACGGGGCTGTCCACCGGCGCCGGTGGGCGACTTGTGGACACCCGGGGGACGTCGGCGTCTGGGCACACCCGCTGGACCTGCACAGATGCGGCCGGCCGCGGGATCCACCCGGCCACGGCCAGTGCACACCCGCTCTCCCCAGGCTGTGTACAGATCTGGGGACAAGGAGACACGGGCCGCATCCGGACCGTTGCGAGAGCACCGTCACCGGTCGACACCGGGGCGTGCGGGAGGACCACCGGACCGGTGACCGGGCGGTGGGAGGACGTGCGGCGGCCGAGCCCGGCCCGGTTCGGGGCTGGGCTCGGCCGGGCAGGTCAGGAGCGGGCGCGGCTCTTGATCCGGGCGGTGAGCTCGGTGACCTGGGTGTAGGTGGCCCGGCGCTCGCTCATCAGGCCGGTGATCTTCTTGACCGCGTGCATGACCGTGGTGTGGTCCTTGCCGCCGAACGAGGCACCGATCCGGGGCAGGGAGAGCTCGGTTAGCTCGCGGCACAGGTACATCGCGATCTGCCGGGCGTTGACCAGCGTGCGGCTGCGGTTGGCGCCCTGCAGCTCCTCCATCGTCACGGAGAAGTACTCCGCCGTGGCGGCCATGATGATCGCCGCGGTGATCTGCGGGCCCTGCTCGTCGCTGATCAGGTCCTTCAGCACGAGCTCGGCCAGCGCGAGGTCGACCGGCTGCTTGTTCAGGCTGGCGAAGGCGGTGACCCGGATCAGCGCGCCCTCGAGCTCGCGGATGTTGGTCTGCACCTTGCTGGCGATGAACTCCAGCACCGCGTCGGGGGCCTGCAGCCGCTCGCCCCAGGCCTTCTTCCGCAGGATCGCGATGCGGGTCTCCAGGTCCGGCGCCTGGACGTCGGTGATGAGGCCCCACTCGAACCGCGTCCGCAGCCGGTCCTCCAGCGTCGTCAGCTTCTTCGGCGCGCGGTCGGAGGTGATGACGATCTGCTTGCTGGCGTTGTGCAGCGTGTTGAAGGTGTGGAAGAACTCCTCCTGGGTGCGCTCGGCGCGCTCCAGGAACTGGATGTCGTCGATCAGCAGGAAGTCGATGTCCCGGTAGCGACGGCGGAAGTCCTCGGCCCGGCCGGAGTGCACCAGGTTGATGAACTCGTTGGTGAACTCCTCGGTGCTGACGTACCGCACCCGCACGTTGGGGAACATCCGCGCCGCGTAGTGCCCGATCGCGTGCAACAGGTGGGTCTTGCCCAGCCCCGAGTCGCCGTAGATGAACAGCGGGTTGTAGGCCCGGGCCGGGGCCTCGGCGACGGCGACGGCGGCCGCGTGCGCGAACCGGTTGCTGTTGCCGATGACGAAGCTGTCGAAGACGTACTTGGCGTTCAGCCCCGGGTCCAGGCCGGCGGGGCGCCGGTCGGCGAACAGCGGGACGGCGCCGCCTCCGCGGCCGGCGCGCTCGGCCGGACGGTCACCGGTGCGCTCCTCCCCCGGCGCCTGGTCGCGGCCGGCGTCGCCCGGGTCGCGGTCCCAGGGGGCGAGCCGGCGGGGGCCGCCGTCGGCCTGGTCGTCGGAGGCCGACCCGCGCGACCAGTCGCGCCCGTCGCCGGACTCCGGCAGCCACGCCTCGGCCCGCACGGCGTCGGTGCGCACCCCGAAGGCGCTCCGCCCGTCGTCCACCCGGTCCCGGTCGGCGCGGTCCTCGGCGGCGCGGTCGTGCGCCGCCCGCTCGCGGGCCGCGAGCTCCTCCGAGGCCCGGTCGTGGGCGAGCCGGTCCTGGGCGAGGCGGTCCTGGGCCAGCCGGTCCTGCGCGTGCCGGTCCTGCGCGTGCCGGTCCTGGCCGAGCCGGTCCTCCGACGTCCAGTCCGGCAGCGGCCCGTCGGCCGGACGGTCCCGTTCGGCGCCGGGCCAGCGGCGGGCCTCGGACTCGGCGCCGAGCCGCGGTGCCTCGGGGGCCGGGGGCGGCACCGGCATGTCCTCCAGCTGCACCGCCACCCGGATGTCCCGGCCGATCTCGGCCGACAGCGCCTCGGCCAGCACCATGCGCATGCGGGACTCGAGCACCGTCTGGGTGAACTCGTTGGGCGCGGCGAGCACCGCGGTGTCCTCGAACAGTCCGAGCGGGCGGGTGAGGTTGAGCACCGCCTTCTGCTGCGGGGTGAGACTGCTGGCGAGCCTCTCGCGGGCCTGGTCCCAGACCGTCGCCAGGTCGACCGGATCGTCGGCCATCGACTGTGTCCCTTCCCGTGCCTTCAGTGCTCTGCCTCCGGTGTGTCCCCGGAGCGTCGGTGCGGCCCCGGAGCCGTCGTCCACAGGTGGGACGGTGTCGGAGACTCGCTGGATCCCCCGTCGGGTCCCCAGCTGTGGACGTCCGGCGGTGCTGTGTCCACACGAGTGTCCACAGTCTGTGCACGCTCGGCGACACGTGGTCCGGGCGACCGGCGTCCGCGCTGCCGGGCACGACGTCATGGCTGGTGAGCGCCCCGGCAGGGGCGATCGGAAGAGGGTCCGGCGAGCAATCGGCCGACGGGGTCGGCAGGAGAACCGGCGCCCGGTCGTCCGACCCGGAGCGACGGCGACGCTAACAGCCCCGTCCACAGGCAGGCAACGACGACGCCACCCGGCACGCTGGACGGCCCCGGCGTGTCCGGTTCCGGGTGACCCGATCAACGGTGCACCATGACCGGTCCGGCCAGCAGACCGGGACCCGCCGGGTCTCGGCTATGCTGGTCGGAGTCTGTGCACGGAGGACGGCGCACGCCCTGAGCTCGTGGGGTGTGACCACCGGGTCCGTCGCACAGCAGACCAGCCTCGGGAGTCCGGGACGGTCGCAGGCCCAGGGACACCGGGGTCGATGACCAGCCCGGCCCCGCGCGTGCGCTGCCCGACCGGGTGCGCGCCGCATCGACGTCGTCAGCAGTGGGAGTCCCTCGTGAGCAAGCGCACGTTCCAGCCGAACACCCGTCGTCGGGCCAAGACCCACGGCTTCCGGCTGCGGATGCGCACCCGGGCCGGGCGGGCGATCCTCGCCGCTCGCCGTGGCAAGGGTCGCACCAAGCTCTCCGCCTGAGGTGCTGCCTGCGCAGGCACGCCTGCGCCGGCGGCCGGAGTTCACCGCGGTCGTGCGGTCCGGCCGGCGTGCCGGGCGGCCGACCCTGGTGGTGCACTACCTCTCCGAACGGCCCGTCGCCCGGGTCGGGGGTCCCTCGGGCCCCGCGACCGGGCCACGGGCCGGTTTCGTGGTCGGCAAGGCCGTCGGCAACTCCGTGTGCCGGCACCGGGTCACCCGTCAGCTCCGCCACCTGGTGGGTGCCCGGCTGGACCGGCTCCCGCCGACCGCGGACCTGGTCATCCGGGCCCGCCCGGAGGCGGCCGACGCCGGCTCGGCCGTGCTGAGCCGCGACCTGGACGCCGGCCTCGACCGGGTCCTCGGCGTACGCGACCCCCGGGCCCGGCGGCCGTGATGAACGCGCCCGCGCGCGGGCTGCTGGCCGCCGTCCGCTTCTACCAGCGCGCGATCAGCCCGGCGTTCCCGCCGCGCTGCCGCTTCGAGCCCAGCTGCAGTGCCTACGCGGCCGAGGCGATCGAGGTCCACGGCGCCGGGCGGGGCAGCTGGCTGGCCGTGCGCCGGCTGGCGAAGTGCGCGCCCTGGCACCCCGGCGGCGTCGACCTGGTCCCGCCCCGGCGCGAGGACCCCGCGACGCCCGGCGACGCAGGTCCCGACCCCGACCCAGGAACCGCTGGGCCCACCCACTCGTCGTGCACAGCGGCGCAGCCGCCGGAACCGTCCGCGGCCACCGCGTCGACGGCCGACGGCACACGTCGTCCCGACCGTGCCACCCCGCCGGCTCCGCGCCGGTCTGCGCAGCAGGAGGCTGGCGTTGCTTGACTGGCTGTACACCGCGATCGCGTGGGTGATGAAGCAGTGGCATGCACTGTTCTCCACGTTCCTGGACCCGGCGAGCGGCATCGCGTGGGCGCTGTCGATCGTCTTCCTGGTCGTCACCATCCGCGTGCTGCTCTTCCGGCTGTTCGTCAAGCAGGTGAAGAGCCAGCGGGCGATGCAGGAGATCCAGCCGGAGATCCAGAAGCTCCGCAAGCAGTACGGCAGCGACAAGCAGGGCTTCAGCCAGGCGATGATGGCGCTGAACAAGGAGCGCGGGGTCAACCCGCTCGCCGGCTGCCTGCCGATCCTGCCGCAGATCCCGATCTTCCTCGCGCTCTTCCACGTGCTGCGCCGGATCGCGCCCGGCAAGGACGGCCTCTACAGCTGGGACGACACCCTCACCGACCAGGCTGCCTCGGCGCAGCTGTTCGGCGCACCGATCTCCTCCTCGTTCAACATGGTCGGGGAGAAGGAGCGGCTGATCCTCGGTCTGCCGGGGGTCGACTACACCAACATCCGGATCGTCGCCTTCCTGCTGATCGTGATCATGTGCTTCACGACCTTCTTCACCCAGAAGCAGATCATGAAGCGCTCCGGCCCGGTCGAGGGTCAGGCCGCGATGGTGCAGAAGCTGCTGCTCTACGGCATGCCGCTGAGCCTCTTCGTCTCCGGCTTCTTCTTCCCGATCGGCGTGCTCCTCTACTGGTTCACCAACAACCTGTGGACCCTGGGCCAGCAGTTCTACATCCTCAAGAAGCTGCCCCCGCCCGGGTCGCCGGCCGCGCTGGCCAAGGCCGCCGCCGACAAGCCGCAGATCGACCCCAAGGCCCTCGCCCCCAAGCCGGGCGCGAAGCCGGTGCGCCCCAAGTCGGGCAGCCGGGGCGCGACGGCCGCCCCCGCCTCCACGGTGGACGGCGACGCCGCCACCCCCGACGCCCCGCCGGCCGGCGCGACCCCCGCCCAGGGGCACGG
The Modestobacter marinus DNA segment above includes these coding regions:
- a CDS encoding DUF721 domain-containing protein encodes the protein MAEERPARPSDIARAALEAARAASASRPQPTRRRVAGPRRRWTGPGPGADDPQPLGSLVDSLVTQQDWTARTKVGAVFGRWDTLVGPEIAAHCRPESLNEGELLVVAESTAWATQLRLLAPSILGKLRAGVGGDVVTKLRVVGPTAPSWKKGPRTVRGRGPRDTYG
- the recF gene encoding DNA replication/repair protein RecF (All proteins in this family for which functions are known are DNA-binding proteins that assist the filamentation of RecA onto DNA for the initiation of recombination or recombinational repair.), which codes for MYLRHLQVGQFRSWESADLALTPGPTVLVGRNGQGKTNLVEAVGYLATLGSHRVSADAPLVRHGATQAVVRAALRKDERELLVEVEINPGRANRVRVNRAPLPRPRELLGLVRTVLFAPEDLALVRGDPAERRRFLDDLLVSRTPRLAGVRSDYDRVLKQRNALLKTAKLARGDALATLDVWDGHLTELGGQLLAARLQLVADLAPYVAESYAGVAGPGADRAALGYSSSVPLAGDGTPVDPARVLPGAEELAAALRERVGERRKEEVDRGVTLVGPHRDDLVLHLGPAPAKGYASHGESWSFALAVKLACFALLRAEGDDPILVLDDVFAELDSGRRAALAEVARSAEQTLITAAVAEDVPAVLLGTRVQVADGQARVLPGEPADASAPAEEAGVDRG
- the gnd gene encoding phosphogluconate dehydrogenase (NAD(+)-dependent, decarboxylating), with the translated sequence MQLGMVGLGKMGGNMAERLRRAGHEVVGYDQFSEKRDVENLEALVEALEAPRVVWVMVPSGEPTRSTVRALGDLLSPGDVVIDGGNSRFTDDKEHAAALGAKGLGYLDAGVSGGVWGLENGYALMVGGSVEDVAKAQPIFDALKPPAPKDEAGQPIHGAGFVHAGPCGAGHFAKMVHNGIEYAMMQAYGEGYELLEAVDLIEDVPGVVASWTQGTVIRSWLLDLLVRALQEDPALEKISGYAEDSGEGRWTVEQAIEHAVPMPAISASLFARFASRQGDSPTMKAVAALRNQFGGHAVQAVEAAEPAEAENPA
- the dnaN gene encoding DNA polymerase III subunit beta, whose translation is MKFRVAREVLAEAVAWTARSLPPRPSVPVLAGILLEVEGGQLAVSGFDYEVSARAEVDVQSTEAGRALVPGRLLAEITRALPPHPVDVVAEGARLAITCGNAKFSLPTLPVEDYPSLPSMPSTAGVVDSDAFAEAVGQVAVAAGRDDTLPMLTGVRLEIEDDLVTLAATDRYRLAVREFAWRPETPGLSAAVLVPARTLADAAKTLTSGPEVVLSLASGGSGEGILGMSGKDRRTTTRLLDAEFVKYRAIMPSESSSFATLPVGLFTDAAKRVALVAERGTPLRCEFTPGQVTLRAGGTDDEGQAEERCDVEFDGEPLTIGFNPTFLLDGLAAVHTDRARMDFTTALKPAVLSGVDEPSADDADNGRPAERAGSYRYLIMPVRLPG
- the dnaA gene encoding chromosomal replication initiator protein DnaA, producing the protein MADDPVDLATVWDQARERLASSLTPQQKAVLNLTRPLGLFEDTAVLAAPNEFTQTVLESRMRMVLAEALSAEIGRDIRVAVQLEDMPVPPPAPEAPRLGAESEARRWPGAERDRPADGPLPDWTSEDRLGQDRHAQDRHAQDRLAQDRLAQDRLAHDRASEELAARERAAHDRAAEDRADRDRVDDGRSAFGVRTDAVRAEAWLPESGDGRDWSRGSASDDQADGGPRRLAPWDRDPGDAGRDQAPGEERTGDRPAERAGRGGGAVPLFADRRPAGLDPGLNAKYVFDSFVIGNSNRFAHAAAVAVAEAPARAYNPLFIYGDSGLGKTHLLHAIGHYAARMFPNVRVRYVSTEEFTNEFINLVHSGRAEDFRRRYRDIDFLLIDDIQFLERAERTQEEFFHTFNTLHNASKQIVITSDRAPKKLTTLEDRLRTRFEWGLITDVQAPDLETRIAILRKKAWGERLQAPDAVLEFIASKVQTNIRELEGALIRVTAFASLNKQPVDLALAELVLKDLISDEQGPQITAAIIMAATAEYFSVTMEELQGANRSRTLVNARQIAMYLCRELTELSLPRIGASFGGKDHTTVMHAVKKITGLMSERRATYTQVTELTARIKSRARS
- the rpmH gene encoding 50S ribosomal protein L34; protein product: MSKRTFQPNTRRRAKTHGFRLRMRTRAGRAILAARRGKGRTKLSA
- the rnpA gene encoding ribonuclease P protein component; amino-acid sequence: MLPAQARLRRRPEFTAVVRSGRRAGRPTLVVHYLSERPVARVGGPSGPATGPRAGFVVGKAVGNSVCRHRVTRQLRHLVGARLDRLPPTADLVIRARPEAADAGSAVLSRDLDAGLDRVLGVRDPRARRP
- the yidD gene encoding membrane protein insertion efficiency factor YidD; its protein translation is MNAPARGLLAAVRFYQRAISPAFPPRCRFEPSCSAYAAEAIEVHGAGRGSWLAVRRLAKCAPWHPGGVDLVPPRREDPATPGDAGPDPDPGTAGPTHSSCTAAQPPEPSAATASTADGTRRPDRATPPAPRRSAQQEAGVA
- the yidC gene encoding membrane protein insertase YidC: MLDWLYTAIAWVMKQWHALFSTFLDPASGIAWALSIVFLVVTIRVLLFRLFVKQVKSQRAMQEIQPEIQKLRKQYGSDKQGFSQAMMALNKERGVNPLAGCLPILPQIPIFLALFHVLRRIAPGKDGLYSWDDTLTDQAASAQLFGAPISSSFNMVGEKERLILGLPGVDYTNIRIVAFLLIVIMCFTTFFTQKQIMKRSGPVEGQAAMVQKLLLYGMPLSLFVSGFFFPIGVLLYWFTNNLWTLGQQFYILKKLPPPGSPAALAKAAADKPQIDPKALAPKPGAKPVRPKSGSRGATAAPASTVDGDAATPDAPPAGATPAQGHGSTDGGSANGRPPGGGGARPRTGSSGNRSSAGPANRGKRKRR